Within the Pseudomonas fulva genome, the region GTGCCGGACATGACCGACCACGCCTGGTCGGCCTTGAGTGGTCGCTTCAAGGCAATCACCGACAAGTACCCGCGGCTGGAAAAGACCAACAACCGCAAGCACCTGGGAACCCTGGGGACCGGCAACCACTTCGTCGAGGTGTGCCTGGACGAGGCGAACCGGGTCTGGTTCATGTTGCACAGCGGATCGCGCGGTGTGGGTAACGCCATCGGCAACCTGTTCATCGAACTGGCCCAGGCCGATATGCGCCAGCACATCGCCAACCTGCCGGACCGCGACCTGGCCTATTTCGAAGAAGGCAGCCAGCACTTCGCCGACTACGTGGAAGCGGTGGGCTGGGCCCAGGACTTCGCCAAGCAGAACCGCGCGCTGATGATGCACGCGGTGATCGCGGCGGCCCGCGGGGTAATCGCCAAGCCGTTCGAGGTCGCGCTGGAAGCGGTGAATTGCCACCACAACTACGTGCAGAAGGAACGTCACTTCGGTGAAGAGGTGCTGGTAACCCGCAAAGGCGCGGTGTCGGCGAAGAAAGGCGAGCTGGGCATCATCCCCGGCTCCATGGGCGCCAAGAGTTTCATCGTGCGCGGCCTGGGTAACGAGGAGGCGTTCTGCTCCTGCAGCCATGGCGCCGGGCGCACCATGAGCAGAACCCGCGCCAAGAAGCTGTTCACCGTGGAAGACCAGATCAAGGCCACCGCCCACGTCGAATGCCGCAAGGACGCCGACGTCATCGACGAGATCCCGATGGCCTACAAAGATATCGACCAGGTCATGGACGCCCAGCGCGAGCTGGTGGAAGTGGTGCACACCCTGCGTCAGGTGGTGTGCGTTAAAGGATGAGGTGAGGCCATGCTGCAACCGATGCAAAGCCAGCGACTCGATGAACTGCGCACCCGCCTGGAGGAGGCTGGCTGCGTGTTCGATTTCGTGGTGACCACGCTCGACTCGACCGCCACGCCTGGCGAGGCGGAGCATCGCCAGGCGCTGGGGTTGCTGTTCGAGAGCATTCAGGAGCGCGCACGGATCTGGCAACAGAAGCTGATCGCCCAGGATGCCCGTTACGCGAAACATCGCTGGCCCGAACTGACTGCCGATCTGGCTCAGGCCCGTCCGCAGCCACTTAGCGCCGATGCCGTTCGGGAGCTGGCCAGCGAGGACGGTCTGCTGTGCCGCGCCTTCTGCGCCCCGCCCTACGGCACCCAGTTGCAGGCGGCGGACTTTCGCGAATGGTTACAGACGCTGCGGCTGTATCCAGACGAAGGCATGCAGGTGCTCGATTGGGTCGGCAATGCAGACGCCGAGCCACAGCGCAGCACCTGGAGCAGCTACTTCGACGACGGCAAGCAATGGTGGGGTATCTGGTGCCTCACCCTGTACAACCCGCGTCGCCGGACATTGTCCGCGCTGACCGCCAGCGCGACAGACTAGACAAGGATGGAAGACATGGACATGCAACAACGCCACCCCCTCAGCGACGCCATGCGCGCACGGGTGCTGGCTGAACTCGAGCGGGTCGAACGCGAGCGCAACGTCAAGGTGCTGTATGCCTGCGAGTCGGGCAGCCGCGCCTGGGGCTTCGCCTCGACGGACAGCGACAACGACGTGCGCTTCGTCTACGTGGAAAAGCCGGACTGGTTCGTCCAGGTCGATACGGGGCGCGATGTGATCGAGCGGCCGCTGGATGACGAGTTGGACGTCAGTGGCTGGGAGCTGCGCAAGACCCTGGGCCTGCTGCGCAAATCCAACCCGACGCTGCTGGAGTGGCTCGACTCGCCCCTGGTGTACCGCCAGGAAGATCAGGCCACGGCGCGCCTGCGCGAGCTGGCCGAGCACTTCTACAGTCCGCCGGCGGCGCGCAATCATTATCTGTCGATGGCCAGGAAAAATTTCCGTGGCTACCTGCAGGACGAGACGGTGCGCTTGAAGAAGTACTTCTACGTGCTGCGCCCGCTGCTCGCCGTGCTGTGGATCGACCAGGGCCGTGGCCGGCCGCCGATGACCTTCGCCGACCTGCTGCAGACGGTGGACGACCAGTCGTTACTGGCCGAAGTTGACCAACTGCTGGCCCTCAAGCGCAGCGCCGACGAGTCCGCCTATGGCCCGCGCCGCCCTGCCCTGCACGCCTTTATCGAGGCGCAGCTGGAACGGCCGGTGCCGGCGCTGCCACGCACCCAGGCGGACAGCGGCCTGCTCGACGATTACCTGCGTGAGATGGTCGGCCGTTACGCCTGAGCCGCATTCGTAGCCCGGGTCGAGCGAAGCGACACCTGGGCTACGAATGCGGGCCACAGTCAAGAGGGACGCGGAGCGCCCTGATGGACATTCCCACGCAGCGCGTGGGAACGATCACGATCAAAGGATTCACCATGAACAAGGACATTCTCGAACTGGACGGCGCCATCGGCGGCGGCCAAGTGCTGCGCACGGCGCTGAGCCTGTCGATGATCACCGGCACGCCGTTTCGCATCGTCAACATTCGCGCCAGGCGCAGCCGGCCGGGCCTGTTGCGCCAGCACCTGACCGCGGTACTGGCCGCGGCCGAAATCAGCGGCGCCGAAACCGAGGGCGCCGAGATGCATGCGACCACCCTGGTGTTTCGCCCCGGCACGATCCGTGGCGGCGAGTACCGCTTCGCCATTGGCTCGGCGGGTAGCTGCACCCTGGTGTTGCAGACCATTCTGCCGGCCCTGCTGCAGGCCGCCGAGCCGAGTCGCGTACAGATCAGCGGCGGCACCCACAACCCGGCCGCGCCGCCCTTCGACTTTCTCGACCGGGCCTGGCTACCGTTGCTGCGGCGCATGGGTGGGCAGATGGAGCTGCAACTGCACCGCCCCGGCTTCGTGCCTGCCGGTGGCGGCGCGCTGGAGGCATTCATCCAGCCCTCGCGGTTGACGCCCCTGCACCTGCCCGAGCGCGGCACCGTGATCGAGCAGCGTGCCGAGGTGCTGCTGGCCGGTATTCCCGGCCACGTCGGCGAACGCGAGCTGGCGCGGGTCGGCAAACGCCTGCAGTGGCCGGACGACCAGTTGCACTGCACCTGGCTGAATCAGGAACATGGCCCGGGCAATATCCTGATGCTGACGGTGGCCTGCGAGCACCTGACGGAACAGTTCTGTGCCTTTGGGCAGAGCAGCGTGCGGGCCGAAGCGGTCGCCGACCAAGCCATCGAGCCGCTGCAACGGTGGCTGGCCAGTGGCGCGGCAGTGGCCGAGCACCTGGCCGACCAGTTGCTGCTGCCGATGGCCCTGGCAGGCGGAGGCAGCTTCACCACCACGCACCTGAGCGAACACCTGCAGAGCAACATCCAGGTGATCGAAGCCTTCTGCCCGGTGGCCGTGCGCTGCACGCCCATGGGCAAGGGATTGCGGGTCGAGGTGGGTGGCAGGGCCTGAGACCTGATCGCGATCGTTGTGTACCAGCGAACGCGTATCTCATGAACCGGCGGCAATAAGGCAGAAGCGGCCTTTCGTAGGGTGGACGACGCTTCACCCGTCCACCACCTGAGGATCGCAATGGTGGATGAGAAAGGCGTCATCCACCCTACGGCCGCTTGCGCCCCTTCGCAGTCATCGAAATGCAAGCAATCCGAAAGCTCGCAAAGGAAAAAACAGCCATAAAAAAACGGAGCCCTGAGGCTCCGTTTTTTCTACAGCAGCGCTTACTGCGCCAGCTTCTTGTGCCGTACCCGGTGCGGCTGGGCGGCGGCGTCGCCGAGGCGCTTCTTGCGGTCGGCTTCGTACTCGGTGTAGTTGCCTTCGAAGAAGATCACGCCGTCGTCCTCGTAGGAGAGGATGTGGGTCGCCACGCGGTCCAGGAACCAGCGATCGTGAGAGATCACGATGGCGGCGCCGGGGAAGTCCAGCAGCGCGTCTTCCAGCGAACGCAGGGTTTCCACGTCGAGGTCGTTGGACGGTTCGTCGAGCAGCAGGACGTTGGCGCCCTCCTTCAGGGTCAGGGCCAGGTGCAGACGGCCACGCTCACCACCGGAGAGGTCCTTGACGAACTTCTGCTGGTCGGCGCCCTTGAAGTTGAAGCGGCCCACGTAACCCCGGGACGGGACTTCGTAGTTGCCGATCTTGATCATGTCCAGGCCATCGGACACCGCTTCCCAGACGGTCTTGCTGCCGTCCAGGTCCTCGCGGCTCTGGTCGACGCAGGCCAGCTGCACGGTTTCACCGATCTCGATGCTGCCCGAGTCCGGGGTTTCCTTGCCCATCAGCATGCGGAACAGGGTCGACTTACCGGCACCGTTACCGCCGATCACGCCGACGATGGCGCCCTTCGGCACGCTGAACGACAAATCTTCGACCAGTACGCGGTCGCCGTAGCCCTTGGTGACGTTCTTGAACTCGATGACCTTGTCGCCCAGGCGCGCGCCGGCCGGGATGTAGATCTCGTTGGTCTCGGCACGTTTCTGGAATTCCTGGGACTGCATTTCCTCGAAGCGCTGCAGACGCGCCTTGGACTTGGACTGGCGGGCCTTGGCGCCCTTGCGCACCCACTCCAGTTCTTCCTTCATGGCCTTCTCGTGGGCCGACTGCTGCTTGGACTCCTGGGCCAGGCGCGCCGACTTGGCCTCCAGCCAACCCGAGTAGTTGCCCTCGTACGGGATGCCCGCGCCGCGGTCGAGTTCGAGAATCCAGCCGGCGACGTTGTCGAGGAAGTAACGGTCGTGGGTGATGGCCACCACGGTACCGGGGAAGTCGTGCAGGAAGCGCTCCAGCCAGGCAACCGAGTCGGCGTCCAGGTGGTTGGTCGGCTCGTCGAGCAGCAGCATGTCGGGGGCCGACAGCAGCAGGCGGCACAGCGCCACGCGGCGCTTCTCGCCACCGGACAGGTGCTCGATCCTGGCATCCCAGGCCGGCAGGCGCAGGGCGTCGGCGGCGACTTCCAGCTGACGCTCCAGGTTGTGACCGTCGCTGGCCTGCAGGATGGCTTCGAGCTTGGCCTGCTCGGCGGCCAGCTTGTCGAAGTCGGCATCGGGCTCGGCGTAGGCGGCGTAGACCTCGTCCAGGCGCGCCTGGGCGTCCTTGACCACGCTGACCGCCTCTTCGACCACTTCACGCACGGTCTTGGCCGGATCCAGCTGCGGCTCCTGGGGCAGGTAGCCGACGTTGATGTCCGGCATCGGCCGGGCTTCACCGTCGAATTCCTTGTCCACGCCCGCCATGATGCGCAGCAGGGTCGATTTACCGGCACCGTTGAGGCCCAGCACACCGATCTTGGCGCCCGGGAAGAACGACAGGGAGATGTTCTTGAGGATCTCGCGCTTCGGCGGCACGACCTTGCTCAGCCGATGCATGGTGTAGACGTATTGAGCCAAAATTCAGACCTCACTAATAAATGGCGACGATGGCGCGCACCCTATGCCAAGACGCCGCCTCACGCAAACGGATAAATGCCGCGCCCGCAGGTGCGCCAGGCCATACCGCACGCCCGTACTTAACAGAGATGAGCTGCCCGGGTGAGGGTACAGCGCTGACCGGGCATTTTCGGCGATCTGCGCCAGACTAGGAAGAGTAGCAAGTGTGCGACATTCGTCGCCTGGGCTGGCACTTCGCCACATTTGTGGCATGCTAGCCGCCCTGGGAAGCGGACGCCCCTGAACACCCTTTTTTGCAGCACCACCTGCCTACTCGACCCCGCCGTTGCAGGACGTCATCACGTGTCAGCCGCCGAAACCAATCGCCCCCAGCGCGATACCACGATCATTCCCATGCGTCGTTCCCTCAAGGGCGCGCTGGTCGTGCTGGTACTCGGGTTACTGGTGCTGCTGTTCTGGCAACTGCAATTCGAGTTCCGCCAGTTGAAGGACGACCAGCGCGCCCTCAACCTGGCGGTCAGCGAACAACTGGCCAAGCAACTGAGCCTGAGCATGGCCTCGATGGCCAACGCCGGCTCAGCGGTGCTGCACGCCACCCGCGAGCCGCTGGATTCCGTCGACCAGCAGCAACGCTACCTGGACAACCTGCGCGTGGTGTTCCCGACCCTGCGGGGCCTCGCCCATCTGGATGCCAGCGGGCAGCCGCGGCCAGGCAGCAGCCTGGCGCAAGCCGAACAGGCGCTGCTCGCCGAGTTGATCGGCCGCAGCAGCAAGCACAGCTATTACTACGTATTCGACCCGATCGATGGCGGCCATCTCGACCTGCTGCTGCGCGTCGACGACGGCTACTGGGCGCTTCAGCTCGATGCCAGCGCCCTTAGCGGCTGGCTGCTCAAGGCGCCTCAGGAAGACGTTTCCTGGCAACTCGAGGACGCCACCAATCAGCGGGTGATCGCCGACTCGCGCGGCGTCAGCGCCGAGGAGCGCAATTACCCGTCGGTCACCGCGGCCAACCAGGCGCAGACCATCGTGCTGCAAGACCTGCCCGGCTCCGACTGGCAACTGCGCGCGATGCTCGATGAAAGCAAGGTGCAGGCCCAGGTGCTGCCGGAGATGCTCGGCAAGATCCTGCTGTTCACCCTGTGCAGCCTGCTCACCCTGTTCGCCCTCTACCGCCTGGTGCGTGAACAGGGCCAGTTGCACGCCCTCAACGCCGCCTCGCGGCGTTCGCTGCATCAGGCCGCCAGCGCCTTGAGCGCCATCGAGGAGCGGGTGCTGGTCACCGACGCGACCGGCCGCCTGACCTATCTCAACCCCCAGGCCGAAGCGATGTTCGGCCTGACCACCCAGCACGCCCGCCAGTGGCACCTGCTCGAACTGCTGCCAGGCCTCGACCCGCTGCTGCTGCACGCCACGGCCTTTCACAGCGACCAGGGCCCGGACGTGGTGGAAATCCGCCAGAATGGCCAGACCCGCCTGTTCACCATCACCCGCAGCGACCTGCGCGACGCCTCCCGCCAGCTGGGTTTCGTCTGGGTGCTGCGCGACGTCACCGAGCAGCAGCAGGCCACCCGCGTGCTGCAGGAAACCCGTCGCCGCTACCAGGACATCTTCGACGGCACCGGCACGGCGCTGTGCGTGCTCGACCTCGCCAGCCTCTATCACTTCCTGCGCGATCAGGGCCTGAACAGCGGCGCCGAACTGAAACCCTGGCTGGACGCCAACCCGCAGCGCCATGGTGAGCTGCTGCAGCACATGCGCTTCACCGAAACCAACCAGATCGCCCTGCGCCTGCTCGGCGTGAGCACCACCGAACAGGCCTGGGAGCAACTGATCAACCGCGGCGCGGTGCGCGCCGACGGCTTCCGCGCCCAGCTCAGCGCGGCCTTGCTCGATGGCGGCGGCCACCTGGAACTGGAAAGCCACATCGAAGGCGCCAACGGCATCACCCGCCACCTGTGGCTGGTGATGCGCCTACCGGAAAGCCCCGAGGACCTGCACGCGGTCGCCCTGAGCATCAGCGATATCACCAGCCGCAAGCGCATGGAGCTGTCGCTGGTCGAACGCGAGCGTTTCTGGTCCGAGGTGGTGCGTGCGGTGCCGGACACCCTGTACGTCACCGACCTGCCCACCCGCACGCTGCTGTTCAGCAACCACGACTTCGCCAGCCGCCTGGGCTATGACGACAACTCCGTACGCGGCAAGGGCGACGACTGGTGGAGGCTGATCGTCCACCCCGATGACCACGACCTGCACGAGCGCGTGCGCAACCAGCAGCGCGTGCTGGGCAACGGCGTGCTGCTCGAATCGCAGCTGCGCGTGCGCCACAGTGACGGCTCCTGGCGCTGGTTCAGCATCACCGAGCAGGCCCTGGCGCGTGACGCCAACGGCTGGGTGAGCCGCCTGATCAGCGTGGCCAAGGACATCACCGGGCAGATCGCCCGCAACGAATCGCTGCGCGAGAACGAACACCGCTACCGCATGCTCGCCGAGAGCATCAGCGATGTGATCTTCTCCACCGACAGCCAGTTGAACCTCAACTACGTCAGCCCCTCGGTGCAGACCGTGCTGGGTTACTCAGCCGCCTGGGTGCAGACCCACGGCTTCGGCGGCCTGGCCACCAACCCGCAGCAACTCGCCGCGGTGTACGCCCTGCTCGAACGCATCCGTGGCGCCCTCGGCGTGCACCAGCAAATGCACGAGCTGCGCCAGACCCTCACCCCGCAGTTGTTCATCCTCGACTTCCTGCGTGCCGACGGCCGCAAGATTCCCGTGGAGCTGCGCCTGGTGCCGATGTGGGACGACAACGGCAAGTTCGAAGGCCTGCTCGGCGTGGGCCGCGACGTGGCCCAGCAGCGGCGCGCCGAGAAGGACCTGCGCATGGCCGCCACGGTGTTCGAGCACTCCACGGCGGCGATCCTGGTCACCGACCCGGCGGGCTACATCGTGCAGGTCAACAATGCCTTCAGCCGGGTCAGCGGCTACAGCGCCGAGCAGGTGCTCGACCAACTGCCGGGCATGCTCACTGCCGACAGCCAGCAGAGCACGCACCTGCATTACGTGCTCAACCAGCTGCACCAGCGCGGCACCTGGGAAGGCGAAATCTGGCTCAAGCGCCGCGACGGCGAGAACTTCCCGGCGTGGGTCGGCATCACCGCCGTGCACGATGAGGAAGGCGACCTGGTCAGCTACGTGTGCTTCTTCAGCGACATCAGCGAGCGCAAGGCCAGCGAGCAGCGCATCCATCGCCTGGCCTACTACGACGCCCTGACCCAGCTGCCCAACCGCACGCTGTTCCAGGACCGCCTGCACACCGCCCTGCAGCACGCCGAGCGGCACCGCGAGTGGGTGGTGCTGATGTTCCTCGACCTCGACCGCTTCAAGCCGATCAACGATTCCCTCGGCCACGCCGCCGGCGACCGCATGCTCAAGGACGTGGCCGTGCGCCTGGCCGCCTGCGTGGGCGAAGACGACACCGTGGCACGCATGGGCGGCGACGAGTTCACCCTGCTGCTGCGCTCCAGCGCCAGCCGCGACACGGCCCTGCACCGCGCCATCCACGTCGCCGAGCAGATTCTCGCCAGCCTGGCCCAGGCCTTCGTGCTCGAAGGCCGCGAGTTCTTCGTCACCGCCAGCATAGGCATCGCTCTCGGCCCGCAGGACGGCAACGAGCCGAGCCAGCTGATGAAGAACGCCGACACCGCCATGTACCACGCCAAGGAGCGCGGCAAGAACAACTTCCAGTTCTACCAGGCGGACATGAACGCCAGCGCCCTCGAGCGCCTGGAGCTCGAAGGCGACCTGCGCCACGCGCTGGAACAGGGCCAATTCCTGCTCCACTACCAGCCGCAGTTCTCCGGCAACGGCAAGCGCCTGACCGGCGTCGAGGCGCTGCTGCGCTGGCAGCATCCCACGCGCGGCCTGGTGGCGCCCGATGCGTTCATCCCGGTGCTCGAAGAACTCGGCCTGGTGGTGCAGGTCGGCGACTGGGTGCTGGCCGAAGCCTGCCGCCAGCTGAGCATCTGGCACCACAACAAGATCCGCGTGCCGAAAGTGTCGGTGAACCTCTCGGCCCGCCAGTTCAGCGACGGCGACCTGCGCCAGCGCATCGAACGCATCCTCACCGACAGCCGCATCCCGGCGGCGTGCCTGGAGCTGGAACTGACCGAAAGCATCCTCATGCAGGACGTCGGCGCCGCGCTGCAGACCCTCACCGACCTGAAGAACCTCGGGGTGTGCATCGCCATCGACGATTTCGGCACCGGCTACTCGTCGCTCAACTACCTCAAGCAGTTCCCCATCGACGTGCTGAAGATCGACCGCAGCTTCGTCGACGGCCTGCCCCAGGGCGAGCAGGACGGACAGATCGCCCGGGCCATCATCGCCATGGCCCACAGCCTGAACATGTCGGTGATCGCCGAGGGCGTGGAGACCCAGGAGCAGCTCGACTTCCTGCGTACCCACGACTGCGACGAGGTGCAGGGCTACCTGCTGGGCCGGCCGATGGCCGCTCACCGCTTCGAGGCGCAATTCTGCGGGCGCAGCCTGTTCACGGTTTAGCGAGGCGCGCGTCGTGAGCGCCACTTGTCCCGCTCATGATCACGCTTCATATGCCTGGTCAGCTCGGATGCGGTAGAATCCGCCCCCTATTTCTTCCGCCCAGCTGACTTTCAGGGGATTGCCATGTTCAGCCGTGATTTGACCATTGCCAAGTACGACGCCGAGCTCTTCGAAGCCATGCAGCAAGAAGCTCTGCGCCAGGAAGAGCACATCGAGCTGATCGCCTCGGAAAACTACACCAGCCCAGCGGTGATGGAAGCCCAGGGCAGCGTACTGACCAACAAGTACGCCGAAGGCTACCCGGGCAAGCGTTACTACGGTGGCTGCGAGTACGTCGACGTGGTCGAGCAACTGGCCATCGACCGCGCCAAGGAACTGTTCGGCGCCGATTACGCCAACGTTCAGCCACACGCCGGTTCGCAAGCCAACGCCGCCGTCTACCTGGCCCTGCTGAGCGCCGGTGACACCATCCTGGGCATGAGCCTGGCCCACGGCGGCCACCTGACCCACGGCGCCAGCGTTTCCTCCTCCGGCAAGCTGTACAACGCCATCCAGTACGGCATCGACGCCAACGGCCTGATCGACTACGACGAAGTCGAGCGCCTGGCCGTCGAGCACAAGCCGAAGATGATCGTCGCCGGTTTCTCCGCCTATTCCCAGGTGCTGGACTTCCCGCGCTTCCGCGCCATCGCCGACAAGGTTGGTGCTTACCTGTTCGTCGACATGGCCCACGTGGCCGGCCTGGTTGCCGCTGGCGTGTACCCCAACCCGGTGCCGTTCGCCGACGTGGTCACCACCACCACCCACAAGACCCTGCGCGGCCCGCGCGGCGGCCTGATCCTCGCCCGCGCCAATGCCGACATCGAGAAGAAGCTGAACTCCGCCGTTTTCCCGGGTGCCCAGGGCGGCCCGCTGGAGCACGTCATCGCCGCCAAGGCAATCTGCTTCAAGGAAGCCCTGCAGCCCGAGTTCAAGGCTTACCAGCAGCAAGTGGTGAAGAACGCCCAGGCCATGGCCGAAGTGTTCATCGAGCGCGGCTTCGACGTGGTGTCCGGCGGCACCCAGAACCACCTGTTCCTGCTCTCGCTGATCAAGCAGGAAATCTCCGGTAAGGACGCCGACGCTGCTCTGGGCAAGGCCTACATCACCGTCAACAAGAACTCGGTCCCGAACGACCCGCGCTCGCCGTTCGTCACCTCGGGCCTGCGTTTCGGCACCCCGGCCGTCACCACCCGTGGTTTCAAGGAAGCCGAGTGCCGCGAACTGGCCGGCTGGATCTGCGACATCCTCGCCGACCTGAACAACGAAGCGGTGAT harbors:
- the ettA gene encoding energy-dependent translational throttle protein EttA produces the protein MAQYVYTMHRLSKVVPPKREILKNISLSFFPGAKIGVLGLNGAGKSTLLRIMAGVDKEFDGEARPMPDINVGYLPQEPQLDPAKTVREVVEEAVSVVKDAQARLDEVYAAYAEPDADFDKLAAEQAKLEAILQASDGHNLERQLEVAADALRLPAWDARIEHLSGGEKRRVALCRLLLSAPDMLLLDEPTNHLDADSVAWLERFLHDFPGTVVAITHDRYFLDNVAGWILELDRGAGIPYEGNYSGWLEAKSARLAQESKQQSAHEKAMKEELEWVRKGAKARQSKSKARLQRFEEMQSQEFQKRAETNEIYIPAGARLGDKVIEFKNVTKGYGDRVLVEDLSFSVPKGAIVGVIGGNGAGKSTLFRMLMGKETPDSGSIEIGETVQLACVDQSREDLDGSKTVWEAVSDGLDMIKIGNYEVPSRGYVGRFNFKGADQQKFVKDLSGGERGRLHLALTLKEGANVLLLDEPSNDLDVETLRSLEDALLDFPGAAIVISHDRWFLDRVATHILSYEDDGVIFFEGNYTEYEADRKKRLGDAAAQPHRVRHKKLAQ
- a CDS encoding sensor domain-containing protein — protein: MRRSLKGALVVLVLGLLVLLFWQLQFEFRQLKDDQRALNLAVSEQLAKQLSLSMASMANAGSAVLHATREPLDSVDQQQRYLDNLRVVFPTLRGLAHLDASGQPRPGSSLAQAEQALLAELIGRSSKHSYYYVFDPIDGGHLDLLLRVDDGYWALQLDASALSGWLLKAPQEDVSWQLEDATNQRVIADSRGVSAEERNYPSVTAANQAQTIVLQDLPGSDWQLRAMLDESKVQAQVLPEMLGKILLFTLCSLLTLFALYRLVREQGQLHALNAASRRSLHQAASALSAIEERVLVTDATGRLTYLNPQAEAMFGLTTQHARQWHLLELLPGLDPLLLHATAFHSDQGPDVVEIRQNGQTRLFTITRSDLRDASRQLGFVWVLRDVTEQQQATRVLQETRRRYQDIFDGTGTALCVLDLASLYHFLRDQGLNSGAELKPWLDANPQRHGELLQHMRFTETNQIALRLLGVSTTEQAWEQLINRGAVRADGFRAQLSAALLDGGGHLELESHIEGANGITRHLWLVMRLPESPEDLHAVALSISDITSRKRMELSLVERERFWSEVVRAVPDTLYVTDLPTRTLLFSNHDFASRLGYDDNSVRGKGDDWWRLIVHPDDHDLHERVRNQQRVLGNGVLLESQLRVRHSDGSWRWFSITEQALARDANGWVSRLISVAKDITGQIARNESLRENEHRYRMLAESISDVIFSTDSQLNLNYVSPSVQTVLGYSAAWVQTHGFGGLATNPQQLAAVYALLERIRGALGVHQQMHELRQTLTPQLFILDFLRADGRKIPVELRLVPMWDDNGKFEGLLGVGRDVAQQRRAEKDLRMAATVFEHSTAAILVTDPAGYIVQVNNAFSRVSGYSAEQVLDQLPGMLTADSQQSTHLHYVLNQLHQRGTWEGEIWLKRRDGENFPAWVGITAVHDEEGDLVSYVCFFSDISERKASEQRIHRLAYYDALTQLPNRTLFQDRLHTALQHAERHREWVVLMFLDLDRFKPINDSLGHAAGDRMLKDVAVRLAACVGEDDTVARMGGDEFTLLLRSSASRDTALHRAIHVAEQILASLAQAFVLEGREFFVTASIGIALGPQDGNEPSQLMKNADTAMYHAKERGKNNFQFYQADMNASALERLELEGDLRHALEQGQFLLHYQPQFSGNGKRLTGVEALLRWQHPTRGLVAPDAFIPVLEELGLVVQVGDWVLAEACRQLSIWHHNKIRVPKVSVNLSARQFSDGDLRQRIERILTDSRIPAACLELELTESILMQDVGAALQTLTDLKNLGVCIAIDDFGTGYSSLNYLKQFPIDVLKIDRSFVDGLPQGEQDGQIARAIIAMAHSLNMSVIAEGVETQEQLDFLRTHDCDEVQGYLLGRPMAAHRFEAQFCGRSLFTV
- the rtcA gene encoding RNA 3'-terminal phosphate cyclase produces the protein MNKDILELDGAIGGGQVLRTALSLSMITGTPFRIVNIRARRSRPGLLRQHLTAVLAAAEISGAETEGAEMHATTLVFRPGTIRGGEYRFAIGSAGSCTLVLQTILPALLQAAEPSRVQISGGTHNPAAPPFDFLDRAWLPLLRRMGGQMELQLHRPGFVPAGGGALEAFIQPSRLTPLHLPERGTVIEQRAEVLLAGIPGHVGERELARVGKRLQWPDDQLHCTWLNQEHGPGNILMLTVACEHLTEQFCAFGQSSVRAEAVADQAIEPLQRWLASGAAVAEHLADQLLLPMALAGGGSFTTTHLSEHLQSNIQVIEAFCPVAVRCTPMGKGLRVEVGGRA
- a CDS encoding nucleotidyltransferase domain-containing protein, with product MDMQQRHPLSDAMRARVLAELERVERERNVKVLYACESGSRAWGFASTDSDNDVRFVYVEKPDWFVQVDTGRDVIERPLDDELDVSGWELRKTLGLLRKSNPTLLEWLDSPLVYRQEDQATARLRELAEHFYSPPAARNHYLSMARKNFRGYLQDETVRLKKYFYVLRPLLAVLWIDQGRGRPPMTFADLLQTVDDQSLLAEVDQLLALKRSADESAYGPRRPALHAFIEAQLERPVPALPRTQADSGLLDDYLREMVGRYA
- a CDS encoding RtcB family protein, which codes for MQTKTYNLLEVANGKPIKLWTQGVPVEEDAKQQLMNTAKMPFIFKHLAVMPDVHLGKGSTIGSVIPTVGAIIPAAVGVDIGCGMIAARTSLMAHDLPDSLAGLRAAIEKAVPHGRSNTRGGRDKGAWENVPDMTDHAWSALSGRFKAITDKYPRLEKTNNRKHLGTLGTGNHFVEVCLDEANRVWFMLHSGSRGVGNAIGNLFIELAQADMRQHIANLPDRDLAYFEEGSQHFADYVEAVGWAQDFAKQNRALMMHAVIAAARGVIAKPFEVALEAVNCHHNYVQKERHFGEEVLVTRKGAVSAKKGELGIIPGSMGAKSFIVRGLGNEEAFCSCSHGAGRTMSRTRAKKLFTVEDQIKATAHVECRKDADVIDEIPMAYKDIDQVMDAQRELVEVVHTLRQVVCVKG
- the glyA gene encoding serine hydroxymethyltransferase, encoding MFSRDLTIAKYDAELFEAMQQEALRQEEHIELIASENYTSPAVMEAQGSVLTNKYAEGYPGKRYYGGCEYVDVVEQLAIDRAKELFGADYANVQPHAGSQANAAVYLALLSAGDTILGMSLAHGGHLTHGASVSSSGKLYNAIQYGIDANGLIDYDEVERLAVEHKPKMIVAGFSAYSQVLDFPRFRAIADKVGAYLFVDMAHVAGLVAAGVYPNPVPFADVVTTTTHKTLRGPRGGLILARANADIEKKLNSAVFPGAQGGPLEHVIAAKAICFKEALQPEFKAYQQQVVKNAQAMAEVFIERGFDVVSGGTQNHLFLLSLIKQEISGKDADAALGKAYITVNKNSVPNDPRSPFVTSGLRFGTPAVTTRGFKEAECRELAGWICDILADLNNEAVIDAVREKVKAICAKLPVYGK